A section of the Myxococcus virescens genome encodes:
- a CDS encoding Do family serine endopeptidase, whose translation MACSLPSRRFLSALVLLPAATLGACGQAINSASAASPAPTAQVAAAVPAQAAPPIQKALFNPAVAGSQGGITSLAPLVDAVKGAVVNVEVRARPRRSAAMQRLPPGIAERFGLPPGFGGEGNGPARQGAGSGFIIDASGIVLTNNHVVEDADQVRVKLDDGRAFDAEVMGRDPLTDVALLKLKGAPGNLPAVPLGDSDALRVGDAVMAIGNPFGLASSVSAGILSARARDIQAGPYDEFLQTDAAINPGNSGGPLFNMQGEVVGMNTAIVGGATGIGFAVPSKLIQALLPQLKETGVVRRGWLGLAVQDLTPDLARALGLEAMKGAVVAGVNRGSPGERAGLREEDVITSVNGKPVDSAGGLTRAVALLQPDSRVKVDVLRGGKAQSLDVTLGTRPAQNGEQEVLPRNASASAPRRLGVQLSDTRDGGAQVVAVEPGSPAERGGLVPGMVLVQVGDQKIASASDAAQALTAAKPGAALLLRVRMPGSESTLLRAVEVPER comes from the coding sequence ATGGCCTGCTCGCTCCCCTCCCGCCGCTTCCTCAGTGCGCTGGTCCTTCTTCCCGCCGCCACGCTTGGCGCCTGTGGCCAAGCCATCAACTCCGCGTCCGCGGCGTCGCCCGCTCCCACCGCCCAGGTCGCCGCCGCTGTTCCGGCGCAGGCGGCGCCGCCCATCCAGAAGGCGCTCTTCAATCCGGCCGTGGCCGGAAGCCAGGGCGGCATCACCTCGCTGGCGCCGCTGGTGGACGCGGTGAAGGGCGCGGTGGTCAACGTGGAGGTGCGCGCGCGGCCCCGCAGGTCAGCCGCCATGCAGCGCCTGCCACCCGGCATCGCGGAGCGCTTCGGCCTGCCGCCCGGGTTCGGCGGGGAAGGCAACGGCCCGGCGCGACAGGGCGCGGGCTCCGGCTTCATCATCGACGCCTCGGGCATCGTCCTCACCAACAACCACGTGGTGGAGGACGCCGACCAGGTGCGCGTGAAGCTGGATGACGGACGCGCCTTCGACGCGGAGGTGATGGGCCGCGACCCGCTCACCGACGTGGCCCTGCTGAAGCTGAAGGGGGCGCCGGGCAACCTGCCGGCGGTGCCGCTGGGGGACTCGGACGCGCTGCGCGTGGGCGACGCCGTCATGGCCATTGGCAATCCCTTCGGCCTGGCGTCCAGCGTGAGCGCGGGCATCCTCTCCGCGCGGGCCCGCGACATCCAGGCGGGCCCCTATGACGAATTCCTCCAGACGGACGCCGCCATCAACCCCGGCAACTCCGGCGGGCCGCTCTTCAACATGCAGGGCGAGGTGGTGGGCATGAACACCGCCATCGTCGGCGGCGCCACGGGCATCGGCTTCGCGGTGCCCAGCAAGCTCATCCAGGCGCTGCTCCCGCAGCTCAAGGAGACGGGCGTGGTGCGTCGCGGCTGGCTGGGCCTGGCCGTACAGGACCTCACGCCGGACCTGGCGCGGGCGCTGGGCCTGGAAGCGATGAAGGGCGCGGTGGTGGCGGGCGTCAACCGCGGCAGCCCTGGCGAGCGCGCCGGCCTGCGCGAGGAGGACGTCATCACCTCCGTGAACGGCAAGCCGGTGGACTCCGCGGGCGGGCTGACGCGCGCCGTGGCCCTGCTCCAGCCCGACAGCCGCGTGAAGGTAGACGTGCTGCGCGGTGGCAAGGCGCAGTCGCTGGATGTCACCCTGGGCACGCGGCCCGCGCAGAATGGCGAGCAAGAGGTGCTTCCGCGCAACGCGTCCGCCTCCGCGCCGCGGCGGCTGGGCGTGCAGCTGTCGGACACACGGGACGGCGGCGCGCAGGTGGTCGCCGTGGAGCCGGGCAGCCCCGCCGAGCGTGGGGGACTGGTGCCAGGCATGGTGCTGGTCCAGGTGGGCGACCAGAAAATCGCCAGCGCGTCGGACGCCGCCCAGGCACTGACGGCCGCGAAGCCCGGCGCCGCGCTGCTCCTGCGCGTGCGCATGCCGGGTTCGGAGTCCACGCTGCTGCGCGCGGTGGAAGTCCCGGAGCGCTGA